A single window of Granulibacter bethesdensis DNA harbors:
- a CDS encoding tetratricopeptide repeat protein has protein sequence MSLQQALIALRSGQAALCETICRRILANGTAPADQARLLLGLALAVREEKAESLELLLSVARTHPWAAHPFRDLAGLMHGRDDAMEALLIAAGEHASEDANLAIFHAEWLELRGRKQAAEARLVQFLTQETIKEPAGEAAILRAYALLLAGRNALPAAGEAMKRATSLEPNHAAGWTNLANILTALKDFPAAQQAHDRAAACAPNDPRMRMNRALTLLKAGRYAEGWADYEARLAIGDRLMFPVSSLLRKEECRSGLDGVRILVVSEQGFGDTIQFLRYIPLLAARGARVRLFVPPELVTVAETVAGVESVAGMDGIAPAFDRHVPMMSLPYLLDAAFVPMHEPYLAVSESRVRHWRALLPPRPARGRIGLVWAGASRNHPDATAIDRRRSMSLQDMALLADIPDMVFVNLQMGPPSIQAQEKHAFRFAPDITGQIRDFADSAAILSMLDALVTVDTSIAHLAGALGVPVLMLDRMDHCWRWSDPCELMAVETKTETGGLKTRWYPSMQLFRQTTPMDWQEPVRCLHNTLRVLSLQ, from the coding sequence TTGAGTCTGCAACAGGCTTTGATCGCTCTGCGGTCGGGACAGGCCGCTCTATGTGAAACCATCTGTCGCCGCATACTGGCAAACGGGACGGCCCCTGCCGATCAGGCTCGTCTATTGCTGGGGCTGGCTCTGGCAGTACGGGAAGAAAAAGCTGAATCGCTGGAGCTTCTGTTGAGCGTGGCCCGTACTCATCCATGGGCGGCTCATCCATTTCGTGATCTTGCCGGATTGATGCATGGCCGTGACGACGCCATGGAGGCACTGCTTATTGCTGCAGGGGAGCATGCGTCTGAGGATGCAAACCTTGCCATTTTTCACGCGGAATGGCTGGAATTGCGAGGCCGTAAACAGGCGGCTGAAGCCCGTCTGGTGCAGTTTCTGACACAGGAGACCATCAAAGAACCAGCCGGAGAAGCTGCCATCCTGCGTGCTTATGCCCTGCTGCTGGCAGGGCGTAACGCTCTGCCCGCAGCAGGGGAGGCGATGAAGCGTGCCACCAGTCTGGAGCCGAACCATGCCGCCGGATGGACCAATCTGGCGAATATTCTGACAGCGCTGAAAGACTTTCCGGCTGCTCAGCAGGCTCATGACCGGGCGGCCGCCTGTGCCCCCAACGATCCACGCATGCGGATGAACCGGGCTTTGACCCTGTTGAAAGCAGGCCGTTATGCGGAGGGATGGGCTGATTACGAAGCCCGGCTGGCAATCGGAGATCGCCTCATGTTTCCGGTTTCTTCTCTGTTGCGGAAAGAAGAATGCCGATCCGGGCTGGATGGTGTGCGCATCCTGGTCGTTTCTGAGCAGGGTTTTGGCGATACCATCCAGTTTCTCCGCTATATTCCTCTCCTTGCGGCCCGTGGCGCACGGGTGCGGCTGTTTGTGCCTCCTGAACTGGTGACAGTGGCGGAGACAGTGGCGGGGGTGGAAAGCGTGGCGGGTATGGATGGCATTGCGCCCGCTTTTGACCGTCATGTGCCGATGATGAGTTTGCCTTATCTGCTGGATGCCGCTTTTGTTCCGATGCACGAACCATATCTTGCGGTTTCGGAATCGCGTGTCCGGCACTGGCGAGCGCTGCTCCCTCCCCGCCCGGCGCGTGGGCGGATCGGTCTGGTCTGGGCCGGAGCCTCACGCAATCATCCTGATGCAACCGCCATTGATCGACGTCGCAGCATGTCTTTGCAGGATATGGCATTGCTGGCAGACATTCCGGATATGGTTTTCGTCAATCTACAGATGGGGCCTCCATCTATTCAGGCGCAGGAGAAGCATGCTTTTCGCTTTGCTCCTGATATTACTGGTCAGATCAGGGATTTTGCTGACAGCGCTGCTATTCTGAGTATGCTTGATGCACTGGTGACTGTGGACACATCCATTGCTCATCTTGCAGGTGCATTGGGAGTGCCGGTGCTGATGCTTGATCGGATGGATCATTGCTGGCGCTGGTCAGACCCCTGTGAATTGATGGCCGTTGAGACGAAGACTGAAACCGGCGGGTTGAAAACGCGATGGTATCCGTCGATGCAGCTGTTCCGCCAAACCACCCCGATGGACTGGCAGGAGCCTGTTCGGTGCCTGCACAACACATTGCGCGTGTTATCGCTGCAATAA
- a CDS encoding hydrogen peroxide-inducible genes activator, translated as MTPLPTPQQLRYLMALAEYQHFGRAAQACAVTQSTLSAGILALERQLDVQILDRVGGKRVIFTALGRDLVERARDAMHALEAMSEAASAARAPMSGPLRVGVIPTIGPFLLPRLMPALRREYPNLRLYLREDTTDRLVARLRDGRLDLLLLAMPCDCRGMDTVVIGRDSFLVALPQGHRLAEREVIPIEALSMENLLLLEDGHCLREHALAVCGLLMAYEKNASEEESAHKEGSEAGPVRSVATRSRDIQTGDGLADQFAATSLHTLVQMVAGGLGITLLPQIAVDAGVMAGTSLVLRPLEGDGAWRELGLAWRHNAPRGADYLGMASLLREAAGF; from the coding sequence ATGACGCCCCTGCCCACTCCCCAACAGCTCCGGTATCTGATGGCATTGGCCGAATACCAGCATTTCGGTCGGGCGGCTCAGGCTTGTGCGGTCACGCAATCCACCTTGTCGGCTGGTATTCTGGCGCTGGAGCGGCAGCTGGATGTGCAGATTCTCGACCGTGTGGGCGGAAAACGTGTGATTTTTACGGCGCTGGGACGGGATCTGGTGGAGCGTGCCCGGGATGCCATGCATGCGCTGGAAGCGATGTCGGAGGCTGCTTCTGCCGCCCGAGCACCGATGAGTGGACCGCTGAGGGTGGGGGTGATTCCAACGATCGGGCCGTTTCTGCTGCCGCGTCTGATGCCGGCCCTGCGGCGGGAATATCCCAACCTTAGGCTCTATCTGCGGGAAGATACCACTGACCGTCTGGTGGCGAGGCTGCGGGATGGACGGCTGGACCTGCTGTTGCTGGCGATGCCCTGCGACTGCCGGGGAATGGATACAGTGGTGATCGGGAGGGATTCGTTTCTGGTTGCCCTGCCACAGGGGCACAGGCTGGCGGAGCGGGAGGTTATTCCTATCGAAGCCCTCAGCATGGAGAATTTGTTGCTGCTGGAAGACGGACACTGCCTGCGCGAGCACGCGCTGGCCGTCTGCGGGCTGCTGATGGCGTATGAGAAAAATGCCAGTGAGGAGGAAAGTGCCCATAAGGAGGGAAGTGAGGCTGGTCCTGTCAGGAGTGTCGCAACACGCAGCCGCGACATCCAGACCGGAGATGGGCTGGCTGACCAGTTCGCGGCGACCAGCCTGCATACGCTGGTGCAGATGGTGGCAGGCGGGCTGGGCATCACATTGCTCCCGCAAATCGCGGTGGATGCCGGGGTGATGGCAGGTACCTCGTTGGTGCTGCGACCGCTTGAAGGGGATGGCGCATGGCGGGAGCTGGGGCTCGCCTGGCGGCATAATGCACCGCGTGGTGCCGATTATCTCGGTATGGCATCGCTGCTGCGGGAGGCGGCAGGGTTTTGA
- a CDS encoding peroxiredoxin produces the protein MLSVGDKFPSFKLTAVKPGKEGLDLKDPFFEVTENSAEGKWKVVFFWPKDFTFVCPTEIVAFAKLNSDFADRDAVLYGVSTDNEFVHVNWRLHHDDLRELQIPMVSDIRRELSEALGILDRAEGVAQRATFIVDPQNIIRFAYVTDLSVGRNPAEVLRVLDALQSDELCPCNWSKGDEFIKVG, from the coding sequence ATGCTCTCAGTGGGCGATAAATTTCCGTCTTTCAAGCTGACCGCCGTCAAGCCGGGTAAGGAAGGTCTGGATCTGAAGGATCCGTTCTTCGAGGTGACGGAGAACAGTGCCGAAGGCAAATGGAAGGTCGTTTTCTTCTGGCCGAAGGATTTTACCTTTGTCTGCCCGACCGAGATCGTTGCTTTCGCCAAGCTGAACAGCGATTTCGCCGATCGTGACGCCGTGCTGTATGGCGTCTCCACCGACAATGAGTTCGTTCACGTCAACTGGCGCCTGCACCACGATGATCTTCGTGAGCTGCAGATCCCCATGGTCTCCGACATCCGGCGTGAGCTGTCGGAAGCGCTCGGCATTCTGGATCGGGCGGAAGGCGTCGCTCAACGCGCGACCTTTATCGTCGATCCGCAAAACATCATCCGCTTTGCCTATGTGACCGACCTGTCCGTCGGCCGCAACCCGGCGGAAGTGCTCCGCGTCCTTGATGCGTTGCAGAGCGATGAGCTTTGCCCGTGCAATTGGTCCAAAGGCGACGAGTTCATCAAAGTCGGCTG
- a CDS encoding HU family DNA-binding protein, which produces MSKAFIAQVIQDSAELTGVAANRTANDLITAIVKEMKKNGKFTLPSFGTFTVRKTKARKGLNPRTGEQIKVKAGKTVRFKASPNLKKSV; this is translated from the coding sequence ATGTCTAAGGCTTTTATTGCCCAGGTTATTCAGGACAGCGCTGAGCTGACTGGGGTGGCGGCAAACCGCACGGCGAACGATCTTATCACGGCGATCGTGAAGGAGATGAAGAAGAACGGCAAGTTTACACTGCCGAGCTTCGGCACCTTTACTGTCAGGAAGACCAAGGCGCGCAAGGGTCTGAATCCGAGGACAGGGGAGCAGATCAAGGTCAAGGCTGGAAAGACAGTTCGTTTCAAGGCTTCTCCGAACCTGAAAAAATCCGTCTGA